The sequence CACTTGGTGAAGGTCTAGGGGGTTAGACTTCTGGAAGTTATGGTATAGTGACTTTCTTTTCTACGTTATAATTTTCACAGGGAAAAGGACTGCAATAATCTTTACTGatggaggaaaaagaaaaagggtaaaAAGAGGAGAGAGTTGGACGGGTGGGATAGATGGCACTGGTTTGAACATCCTTTACCAATGGTCTTATTTAACAATTCCATTCTAGGGATTCTTTTCTAGCACATGTCTTTggatgaaaattaaattactgaATCTCAATTTGTCGAGAATTTTCAAAGCTGAGAATACATGTACAGGGGAGACCAAATTTATCATCTTTAATTCACATTAGCATACCGATCTTGTGTATAATTGATAGGTAGATGAGGAAATTTATCAGTAATGGTTCTGCTGCGTGCAATTTTGGTTTCTTAGTCCCAAGTatcatttgaaaataatacacttagtgcttttttttttgcttaatCATAAATGCATTCCTATAGTATGTGGTAGATGTTCCCAGTACCACAGAATTAATCCCATTCTGGGTGTACTGGTTTTCTAGTTGATTTCAATAGACTCAACTCAGCGGGAGTTTCAGGACCACATAATGAAAATGGAGAATATAATTCTTAAAagagagtgaaaagaggttaGAAGTACATAAGGTGCAGCAgcaacaacaaaaagaaaagtcccTATAGTTTCTCCCTGTCTCCACCCCATCCCCTTGAGGAATCACCAGGATCCTTTCTCTTGTTGTAATCATCCTAGTGTTCATCCTGATCGAACACATAAAATGGATAATTGTCGCTTGCAACAACACGATCAAGTTTAAAACTTTGTCTAAAAACATTCTCGAGTCATCTATctaattatgttattttatgtttttatgatAACTATAAATAATGCCTTtatctagtttctttttttgtccGAGGAGATGGAAGGAGGTCTAGAACTCGAGACTGGATTGGTATGCCTTGACCTAGTTCACTTTTACAGTTGCCGCTTGTTCTCAAAATCTTTtggcatctttagaagctcatAGGTTATTTCCAGTATATTAATAGGCTATCCACACTTGGATCAAAGGcaagttttaaaataattcatgtTCACCCACACTTGGGTTTTCtgtgataaaaaaagaataatgtaGCATAGGCCTGGTTTCTATGGAGTTTAGGTGGGATTCTTCCCCGAGGGAATGAAAATGACAAGGAACTATAGGCATAATTGTGGCATCACAGCTAGATTTGTAGAGGTGAGAAATTTCTTAGATGGGTCAGTATACTTAGTTATAATCCATTAAGATTAACTTCACAAGAGATGAAAAAAAGAGATCTCTGAGACCAAAACCGATTCAAGTCCGGATCGGCACTTAGAGGTAAACTGGTATTAGAGTTTATCCAAATGAATTGTTCACATGGCAACGTGACTACTAATCATATATAGAGTTTGCTTGACGCCTGTAGCATGTCCATTTGTGTAAACCTCAAGCTGTTTGGTGTAAATAGcatatttttagtttctcaTTAAACAATTTTGGAGATACTGCCAAGAAAACCTCAATTGACTTGGAAAAGGTCTCTGTTATCTGTACGTTTTCTATATTCCATTTGCATATTTCTAAAAGATCCGATTGTAAGTTGCAACTTGGCTGTCTATacatttttaggattaaaattatAGTCCGTATGTGATGGTTgtaatcatttctttttcataatcaaaacccacaatacacctaaattttatgtatttaattattttaaatctaataaaaaaattaaattttatttttataatttcttaaatatttttaatttttattttaaactaaaagatacccaaattttgttttagtgataatattaaaatacttatatattatatatatggttATGTTGAATGAAGACGTAtgttaaaaagtatttaaatattgtaaaattacaaattgaagtgtttattagattaaattaaaaattaaagtgtttaaatgattaaatgatCAAAGTTCAAGTGTCCATGTACCAAAcaaaaaatgagaattttcATTTATCCAAGAAATAGCCAAAGTGTCgaaatttttaatgattttaacTAATAGATATCCATTATTTTCATGGGATAAGAGACCTGGTTATGAGCTGAGTTCAAATTAGAACTAGATTAGAACTGGTTTGGATCAAACTTGGAATTAGAGGGGATCAACGGTTCCATTTTATGAACTAGTTTAGAATTATGAGGGAAAGAGGCTGATCTAAGCTTGTCTCTATCTAACTGAACCCGaactgaattaaaattatgattattttgatcggttcaaatgaaaaaagatttatagtgatttatttttattaatataaattttcaatctactaatataatattttactttttaaaaggaaattttaaattttttagattatattttcatgaatTGAGATTATATCGTAATTGAACGgccaattaataaattcataccCAAGGATCAAAATCCACCATCCTCATCATGATAGAACCATTGGACAGGTCAAGATGAAATGTCTTCAGCTTTGAACAATAAGCTTATCaaatttttgttctttctctttatttatttatttttgcataCGTGCATATTTAAAAAGTGTCATCCAATGAAGTAAAATTGAATATAGAATATCATATGATAAAAGCAAATAGATTTGGTGAGTGATGGCAGTTAGTTTGAATTTGTCCAAAGTCATAAGTTTGAATGTGTTGGCTAAAAGCCACAGTCAAAAGAACTGTAGACCAGATTGGGAGTTCTTCACATTCCAATCAGTGCCCTAATAAGACTTATCTGAATGCTAACTGCCTATCTCTCTTTTCTAGACATGCTTTCCCCACCTTATCTCTTTTCCCAGCTGTTCCAACGAAGCTAATTCATCATCAACTATCTAATAATTCCAACAGGATGCCATTTCTGGAAATATGTACAAATTGAAACCTGCTCATAATGTCATTAGTTTTTCAGAACAGCATCCTAAATTAAGAATAACGATGATAGATTGTGTTGAGAAACTTTTGTAGACagaaaaaataaggaaaacaGACAACACAAGAACTGTCAAGGTTCGCCAATGTGGCCCCCATTCTCGAGAGCAGAGCAGCTGAATTATTATCAAGTCAAGAAGCACTTaggattataaaatatttatcccCGTACCGCCGGAGATGTCGCCCCCGCAACCCCAACCCACTTAAATCGTAACTCCCTTATAAACGGAGAAACTCTCCCAAAGGACAGATATCGTCGCTCTGCTCTGCTTCGCTCCTTGCTCACGCTTTGTTGAGATGCTCTGCTCCGCTCACTTtcttatatgtatatatatgagcCATACACAACATACTGTCATTGAAAATGACATGGAAAAGGTTTGCATTGAGTTTCAGCATTGAAACTGTATATATTAGTTTGACGTAGCGAAGGATGAAGTCATTGTTACTGTAATTCACTGCATCTTATTACAAAAGTTGATCTGAAACTgtcatttctttcaaattttttatgactAATCACATCAACTTTACTTTAAAAGCAACGATAACATGTTCAGTTCGAACTCAAGAACTCATAGGTCATGGAAACGACTCAACTAACAATTGAGTGTATTCAATTGGTGCAACAACTATAACAGCAATGTAACATAGAATCATAAACATGCTCCAGGAACGAAGAATAAAACCATAGACTGAACTTGCAGCTAAGCAAAGAGCAAGATACTTGGCAACAATCATAGAAGAGAACTAATTGTATGTACACTCCATCAAGATGACAGTAACTtaaaatggaaagaaagaaataaacaataaatttatatgcaaAAACATACTAAGAGtagataaatatttgataCAATCAATGGAATCCCCTTGAACCTCTTGACTGATAAAGCTCCAGTCTACTTTTAGCATCTGGAAGCAGTGAATCAAACATTTCATCTTGAGTCACAAAAGATTGCTTGGATGCCCATTCTAGCACCGTAAGCACCTCAGCCTGCGCAAGCTCTTCACTATCTGGGACATGCCGAGCAATGTAGCATAGCAGAAGCAGTGCTGACAGTTGAACAATATGTTCACCAAAGTACACAAGCTGGATTAGATGCTTTGCCCCTCCAGCTTGTATGATTGCCTTGGAATGATCGAAGTGGAGATAGTTCTCTGTACAGGCAAACTTTGTAAGGGCAATTGAAGCCTCCCTAGAAATCTCGGCTTCTCTTTCGTCTAGTAGTTTAACCAATGGGGCAATCATCCTAGTCTCTGTAGCTCGAAATGTTCTTGCTAGATTCCCAATAGCCTTGATACAAGGTAAAAGGAGGTCGGAATCAGCCTTTTCAATGATCTTGAGCAGTTGATCAATGACAGCTTTGCAAGCAGGTGAATTAGGCTTGAATGCTGATCTTCTTAAATCAGCATCTTTCTCTGCTACTGCTGTGATTTCCATCAATGCCATAGCCGAATGGAACTGAACATCTTCAGGTCCCTTCTCTAAAAGAACTGCAAAGCACAAGAGTGCTCTTGATTCAGTTATGTTGCGACAAATAGGAGAATTTCCCTTGGCAAGATGCCAAAGTGCTCTGGCTGCCATTGCTTTCATGTTGGCCTTAGTAGCAGGGTCTTCCAGTTCCCTGCCCTTCAAGCTAACCCCAGAAAGTGAATGATTCTGCTGATGATTCTGCTTCAAACCATTGAATCCATTGCTATTGCTCTTCACATTTGCCCCATTACTATTAAGTCGCTGTGGCGCCTTGGAGGCTGCATTAGCAGCCATAGTATTGGTAACCACATTGTGCAACTGATTTGGAGTCTGATTACCCATAGGATGAGGAATACGGCTATGATCATCATCAGTAGCTGCTGATACTACCTTATTCATATCACTAGCAACATTGGTTGAATTATTACTCGCCAACACAACAGCATGGATCGAAATAGCCTTATGGCTAGCAATAGCATACTTACTATGCTCTTGAACTGTCTCAAACGCAAGATGACCAACAAGCAACCGAATTATATTATGCTGAGCAAAAAGATCTTGACATTTAGGATAATTGGCAGCAAGTTCAGAGACAGCCCAAGCAACAACCGCCTGAACTTTCATGGGACCTTCTTTGAGTATTTTCGCAAACACAGTACAAACACCTGTTTGAATCATGTATTCAACACTTTCCGGGTCACGACCAAGTAACCCAATTGCTCTCGCAGCGTTTTCTTGACCTTCCATTTTACCTTCTTTGACCAATTTCAACAAAGGCAGAACCCCTCCTTCTTCAAGAATCAACTTACCATAGCGATCATTATCTCTAGCAAGCGAAACAAGCGAAGCAGCAGCATCAGATCTATCATCCAAAGACCCAGTAGAAAGAATGGCAATCTGTTCCCAAATAAGGCAAAGAATTGGCTCATTAGCAGCGATTGGAGGCAAACCCAAGTACTCATCATCACGCTCATCAGCCGAAGCCGATACCCTTAAAAGCCAAGAGACATCACCGATTGAATTCTCCAACTGGGAAGACATTTTTCGAAAAGCGGCTGCTGGGATTATAGTGAAAACGCGTTTCATAAGGCCGTTGGCGCGGCATTTTTGAACCAAGGTAAGGGCTTTATCAAGAACTTGTTCTGTATCCTCGATGATCCGGCGAGTGGGTCGTTCGTACAGATCGGGACTGGCACGAGCGGCTTGTCGGAGTAAAGTAGCCAGCTTTTCAGTCTTAGATTTCAGTTCAGCGCATTCTTGCTTGAAAGAACTGGCTTCATCTGCTGATTTGATTACTTGGTCAGCCAACTGTATAGGCCTTGCCAATATTTGTTTCACCAAGTCCGCCATGGCGGACacaacacaaaaagaaaaaaagaataaaactgcaaaaaaggaagagaacCCAGAAGaggaattttgataaaaagatgtataaaatgatgatcagatcaagaaaaagcaagaaagggaattaaaaaggaaaaatcatAGCTGCTTGATTGGTGGAGATGATAGAGAGAGATTAGAGTGGGTGAGAGATGAGCTGGATTTGTATTTGGgttatctttatttttggattaatTCTTGTCAGAGTTGCTGCCAAGTTTGATTttgtagaaaataaaatggaagATTGTTCCTTATTATTCTTGTATACTTTGGGTTTTATGGTAGACGGGTTTTACAAGGTCAAACGCGTTTTGTTATACGCATTTTCTTTTAGGGTCTATTTATTAACGGCTGAGaggagatgaagaagaagttgaagaagaagtagaagaggaagaagaatgGAAGACTTGGACAATCaaactttttttgtttttcttttttttacgTTTTCTGACAGAGAAATTTGATGGCAGTTCTTTTGGCATATGTAACCACCAGCCAGTCAGTCTCGTCTCATTTTTAAGTCTTATGACATTCACACTTGCAGATGGCTTCTGGAATTTGGAATTAGCCCTTTAAAGCCATAGAGCCTTTCTAACAGAAACAAAGTTGAGGGAGTCCTAaccattaaattataaaaataattaaaatattttatttttcagtctctacttcattttctattagtaaaagaatatgagACAAAATATGTAAGGAAAGAGTAAGccactctttttttttttttttaaatagataagTGACTCTTAAAatagaaggaaaaaagaaaaagaaataaataaataaatatatattaaaaaaatactaaaattgatCCCATGACTCGTATTTTCTCATGGTATCACATGTCCATTCACCTTACTAGTTATCAGTTTTTCATGGAACCAATGCCAGAAAAAAGTTTATGAATTTGGTGGTGAATTTGAAGCTATTGAACCTCCACTGACCACCAAAATGCCCAGCAAACATAGACAAAAGAGGACTCAGGGAAAGAATGAGGCAAGGAGGCAAATTGCTGGAAAGCTAAGTAAGAGAGGCGGGAGCATGACTTGTTTTATTTCTCACTAAGAAGGTCATAGTAAAGCAAGTTGTATTGTAACTCCATCAGAGGTACATATCAAGGTTGACTGTATTGAATACTAGAAATTTCAATATATTTCTTGAATGAATTTCAATTAATATGACATATTTTGTTCCCACAAGGCACAAAATATCTAGGAGCGCAAGGAAAAGCTCAGCCAGAGGGAAACAAGTTCAGTTCAAAAAGATGGAACTACTAAGCCAGCTACTGCTAAATCAAAGGGCGAAGAAAAGGGATCAGATACAATGACAGAAGGCAATTGTTATAGAAGACCACAAAAGACAGGGTTGCTACATTGACGAAGAGACATTGAACATGACATTAACTATAAGTGCCTCTTTTTATGTGATAACATAAATTGTAGTATGAAAGAGTTGTCTTAACGGAGTGTATTGCAATGTGTAACCAGGTAGGGCATCAGAAAAAGTTGTCTCTCAATCTGATATAAATGCTCATGAAACTTTTACTGCAAAACCCTGATCCTAAAGTAAGATTTCCAATTCCTAATGAGAGAGAATTAAGACAAACAAAGCAAACTTCAAAGCCTTCCAAGAAGATTGCATTTGTTGGGAATGGTCATCTCTCATTCAAAACACATGGCTTGCAATGGCAAGATGAACCTTACTTAACATTGTATTTGGGATTTTATGGACTCCAAATTTGGGGATGATACCAatgaaactaaaaaaaatggtaACCTATTATCTCATGCCATGTCAGCCTCCAAGTATTACAGGTTAGCAAAAATAAATAGGCGTTTGTGATTCTTCCAACAGAAGGGCACAAATGGGctgattttaaaagaaaaaggatgatgTTGGGAATTAAAAAATCATGAGGGGCCAAGTAGCCCACAACCTAAAGTTTAAGAACAGTTTGGCCCTTTTTcctatttccttttctcttaaatCATATGGCCATTAGCTAGAAAAAACTATATTGAAGCAATAACcgatatttttattcttttccttgAACAACATTGtgattattataataatgtGTGACAAATGTTGCTTTTGgttttcaataatattttataatttgaattgatttgttaatttaattggtCGCTCTCATGGAATTAtgtaatatcaattttataaaatttattaattcaaaaaataataatttgaataaatcGATCCAATTGGTTTAATTGGAGATATTGGGTCAACCAATCCATTCAACTAATCAgactttaatttaaataaatttttaatttgtaaactCTAATGCGACTAGTCGGATCATCAACTCTTATTTTGAGCTCAACTGTCTGATgggtctatttttaaatagtgattttcaattgttttgaagatgtcaatgattttttaaaataatattcttttccgATGGGATGTGAATGATAATGTTTATGAGATGATAGTGGACATGAGTAAGTACATGGGCTCCTTGGGgcaataattttatacttttttttctaatagaaataatatgtatAAAGAAAATCATTGTTCCCAGAATGGGTCTGTCTGATTATGTtggtttgcttctttgtttTATTACATATGTTTTCGATGTATATAGGATCTTAACATAcctaagaataataaaaataacaataaggcAAAAGGTATAAAAATGGCCTTCAATTTGTTAGAAAAATCCAATtaagttctttttctttaatataattcaactcgttaacttttataaaagattaaattaaatttttatctttccttttgccaattaaactttataaaaaGTCCAATTAACTCCTAATACTAGCAGCGTCTAAAGTGTTGTTAAGTGTACATTTCATTATCTTAAGATCGTGAATAATTACCgctctaaatattttaaagttacGTCTACATCATACGAATGAGCACAAgccacttcttcttctttatgtTAACTTAGATCATAGCTTCTACAACCATAAAATCTCCTTCCATGATTgtctttctttataaaatatacgCCTTTGTAGTTTTACTGATTCAACAACTTGCACTCACCCTTTACTTACAAATGAGCATgatgaaaaagatgaaaatgtTGCAGCCATTTTAAatgaggaaagaaatcactgctctttttttataaattagagtttatagatactaaaattataaaaataaaaaaaagtaatttcctcttcctcacGTGATATAAGCGtgactttaaaatattcagaACGGTTATTATTCGCGccctcaaaataataaaacccTTACACTTAATAGTATTTTAGACGTTGTTAGCATTACATGTTAATTAgacattttataaaagttaatggaTTTATTGAGCCaaaaaatagcataaaaacttaatttaaccttttataaaagttaatgaatttaattaagttaaaaaaatgatgaaaactTAATTGgacttttttaataaattcaaggatatttttatacattttgcttaataataataataataataataataataaataaataaataaataaataaaatcaataaaatgagCTGGCGACTCTATTTATGGTCCTACTAGAGAAGGTTTAGATTTTTCATGACTTGATTAAAATAAcagttatttaataatttaatccaatcaataaatatttgatattctCTGTTCTAGAGTgttatttattgaaatttctatttctttttctaaatattatatctctatatttttaatccgttatttcattcatttttatgaaaaaCCAATTGGTTAATAAATTAGgtgatttattcttttctttatgaattttttattttttttattaataatattttttagaccTAATTAGATGATGAGAATGTTAAGAATGTATCAATCTAGTTGGGATGTTTAGAGTGATTTCATTGATTTATGGGCtccaattttcaatttagaaaaagtaagatactttgaaaaattaaaaattatatttgcttCCTAAActtttgatataattattcacttaaaattaaatttgtataaattaagcaatatatttattgagaaactttgaaaaattctaataccatattaaaatcatcatacattatttttttatcaacttatggtaaattcatttttaaatttttggctcgaaatatttcttttatttaagaaacgAATAAAAGGCCATGCAtgattttttatcaaatcaggatagatttatttttattattttggctcaaattatttttttattttaaaatttatttaaaaattatatatgaaataaaaaaatttctatttctaatttgaACACAAAATTTTTTAGATCGACTTTGATATGGtatcaaattttttcaaaacttatttttttatttatagaattttttattatatataaactacaCAATATGGATAATTATTCTCTTGCACCCACTATAAATGTAATGATTTACTTAATCCAGAAGTATGAATTTGAACTCAATATCCCATCttctaaaatcaaattcttttatcaCTTTAGTATTTCTTAAAgtgtattaaataaatagtttgttttgactaaattaaatatttaaatttgggTGAATTTGATTATATCAAAAGTTTAGGgatcaaataaaacttctatTTTGTCCAATTGACCCATTAACTAGTTGGACGGAGAGGTCATTTATATAAGGAATTGAAAAATTGAACGAACACAAATTAAAAACGTAGGCGGATATCAGTACAATACACCAAAATAGAAGAGGTTATTATTAGTCCATTTTTCttagttaatttatttgatgtaacAGATTGTACAGCTGGTAATCTTTTGTCCCTTGCTTTTCCACTGTAACAGTTTGCTTATGTGGCAAATTCTGGTTGGATGTTCTACTTGCTGGACAGTTACTTTGGTGACTGATTAGTCTTTCTCCTTAACCTGTGTATAAATATCAGTGTTGCTCGTTAATGAAAATATAGAGAACAAGCTTTCACAAAGTTGCAAAAGGTGTTTGTTATTCaaactataattttcataattttaactaattttttaaatcttataattttatataatataatacttacTATGTTAAATAGACTATATAATAAGGAGTAGTTAGCTCTTTACACTcgtcataaaaataaaactatctAATACGTTAATACGTAAAAAAATGATTCGAATCTAAAATCTCTCACTTCAAAAAAGTAGATAGTCTTACCATTTATGTTCTACCTTTAAGTGTAAAGCGGAATAAATGTTGTTGTCGTACTAAACGCATAAATGCTTAATATTATCACACTAAAAGGAAAGTaataataggaaaaaaaactatctataaaagaataacataTTTACTTTTGCTCCATTTTGAccgattaaaaattaattagaattagaaaatttaagaTGGTTGAATTcaattgtcaaaaaaattatttatttcatattcaaTAAATTCAGTCTTTCTATTATcatcttttttcaatttcttggaAGACCATTCTTTtcctcattttatttaattaaccatTGTTACAGTAAATTTTATGtcagaagaaaagaaaatacccTAAGAAAGAAGGAATGATACCATTAATAAATCTATGTGATTTAACTTTTTGAAACAAGAATTTTTGTAGTTTTTTACTATACTTTAGTACTCTAAGAATTAAAGCGTTAATAATTTACATACaaaattaatagtaatattaattcaatGGTTGTAGCTTATTTCTTCGGTATCAATTGCTTGTAATTTCACcatcatattatttattactaaCTTAATTTTCATTCAAGACTGGCTatgtcatttttattaaaaaaaatagtctTATAATTCGAATTTTTCCCAATTCTAGCTAACgtcaaattttttttgaatcattTGATGAGACTAAAAGACTCTATACTTCGTCATCTATcggttaaaattaattttgcaGCAAACagactttatttaaaattcaatagtCAAAACTATCAACAGTgtcaataaattcatatacAAATTGCTAATGGTTTAACTGTCAAAATACTAAAATGTCGCTAGAAATGCTACGaaactctttatataaaaagattaaatcacaattccttttctttatttttttttcttctccctTTTATTACAGAGCAGAGGTGAATATTATAAGGTGGGCAATAAAACAAAGACTGGAGGAGGAAAAATAGAAGGAACATTCCAAAACTGAAAGGATAAATAAAGatcatcaaattaaaaatgagaatCTATGCAATATTTCCAAAGGCAGCGGCTGAAGAATGACTTGGGATTGGttatttataatcatatattattttctagcgCCAGCCAATTTAGGACACGTAAGGCTTAGTTGATCTCAGAAATTTCCTTAACAAAATTTATGGTGTTGAATCTATTCACAAAATTTAGGGatccaaaaatatatatatatttcagtCTGCTctttaatttctcttacaGATTTTAAAGATAGTAGGCCGGTTCGGGTATattcaacaataataatataaatgatatatttaaattttattttggttacaaaatttttattattttatttcaatcgataactttaattttagttataattaagttattttattaataagaaatttaacatatcatatattttttcttattagctatatttaaattaaaataaaattaaaattgaatgaataaataaaaattttatgactaaaataaaattaaatgtaaagTTAAGTAAacatttttatgattataccGAATTACTAATGGGTGTTAAACCTTTTCATTGAATAGATTGCACTTTTTAAAACTGTTTTTATCAAAAACATTCTtgaaaaatacaataatttacatgaattttcataaaaataatttctaaaatttaaaaattaattattttttagaaaagaaaaaaaaaaaaaacagtttcTAGTCACCtcaatttctaataaaatattagtggCCCTCATGATGTGGATTGCGATTCTGTAgctaattaaatcaaatattaattgattaagaaaaacacaataatcaaaattttctaattattgtATTCGAATCTGTAGACACCAAAGCACTAATCAAAACCATATATCTTCTTCCAATCTACTCAAATATATACACTTTACAGTATGTCTATTGTTTTAAGTTTTGGGCACATGCAACTTGTTGGACCAAATTATACAAATTTagaattacatattaaaattggtccacttattaacatatataaacactaatttaacaaattactaattaaaaaagGACTTAAAATATTGGATATACATAACATATATATGACTTGGTGTTGTCAATGGAATAACAAGGTCAGCACTCATTAATCAGGCAGCATTTTTAATTACCAAAACTTTTATgcatttaaaatatgtattagACGCTGTCTAGGTTAAACAAAATTTGGAAATAAGAATTAGGGCCCAGAGCATAGATATCGATAATTTCTGCTcgaactaaaaaattatataaaaatatttaatttaaaatgatttttaaaaaaaattgttcgATTCAATATAGCGATATCTGTATTTTAACATGGTTTTaagttttttctattttgaaaaaatag comes from Ricinus communis isolate WT05 ecotype wild-type chromosome 5, ASM1957865v1, whole genome shotgun sequence and encodes:
- the LOC8287926 gene encoding uncharacterized protein LOC8287926; its protein translation is MADLVKQILARPIQLADQVIKSADEASSFKQECAELKSKTEKLATLLRQAARASPDLYERPTRRIIEDTEQVLDKALTLVQKCRANGLMKRVFTIIPAAAFRKMSSQLENSIGDVSWLLRVSASADERDDEYLGLPPIAANEPILCLIWEQIAILSTGSLDDRSDAAASLVSLARDNDRYGKLILEEGGVLPLLKLVKEGKMEGQENAARAIGLLGRDPESVEYMIQTGVCTVFAKILKEGPMKVQAVVAWAVSELAANYPKCQDLFAQHNIIRLLVGHLAFETVQEHSKYAIASHKAISIHAVVLASNNSTNVASDMNKVVSAATDDDHSRIPHPMGNQTPNQLHNVVTNTMAANAASKAPQRLNSNGANVKSNSNGFNGLKQNHQQNHSLSGVSLKGRELEDPATKANMKAMAARALWHLAKGNSPICRNITESRALLCFAVLLEKGPEDVQFHSAMALMEITAVAEKDADLRRSAFKPNSPACKAVIDQLLKIIEKADSDLLLPCIKAIGNLARTFRATETRMIAPLVKLLDEREAEISREASIALTKFACTENYLHFDHSKAIIQAGGAKHLIQLVYFGEHIVQLSALLLLCYIARHVPDSEELAQAEVLTVLEWASKQSFVTQDEMFDSLLPDAKSRLELYQSRGSRGFH